A portion of the Gemmatimonadota bacterium genome contains these proteins:
- a CDS encoding FAD-dependent oxidoreductase, translated as MRALSEGFSGEEFDLLVVGGGVTGACIARDAVLRGLSTALVERADFGAGTSANSLKILHGGLRDLRRLAVGAVRSGAREQAGWARMAPHLVDPLPFLLPTYRGPSQGRLALRVALSAAAALSPVRARDRPFPGWRMLTRDQARAHVADLPGDGLTGAALWHEGQMYSGARLVLALVQAAVAAGARAANHAQLEELLRSPDGSIRGARLRDTLDGGTWEIGARRVVVATGATARSLSGRLRGAPARRVRHSLALNVVLPDLGYRVAFALRSRWNGAARQLLFVPWRGRTILGTGHYPFDGAPEAFDPASQDPTPLLAEANAAWDGPRVRAEDVLLTHAGLLPAAAGDPGRVRLLRRPLVRDHAADGAAGLVSVVSVRFSYARKLAESVVDALCRELRGADLRPADSYLPLPGGEPAEPGRADAVEAAAGVALAPDVRDHLLRCYGSGAAAVVTAMREVRDWDRRVVAGAPVIFGQLVHAARHEMGRTVDDLLYRRTELGPRALVDDRAEELAAAALALARGDHGVIAQVMGRVGDDDGS; from the coding sequence GTGCGAGCACTCAGCGAGGGCTTCTCCGGGGAGGAATTCGACCTGCTGGTCGTCGGCGGCGGGGTCACCGGCGCTTGCATAGCGCGCGACGCGGTGCTCCGCGGACTGTCCACGGCGCTGGTCGAACGCGCCGATTTCGGCGCGGGTACGTCGGCGAACAGCCTGAAAATACTTCACGGAGGCCTGCGCGATTTGCGCCGCCTCGCCGTCGGCGCGGTTCGGTCCGGGGCCCGCGAACAGGCCGGCTGGGCGCGCATGGCGCCGCACCTCGTCGACCCGCTCCCCTTTCTCCTCCCCACCTACCGCGGTCCGAGCCAGGGCCGGCTGGCGCTGCGCGTCGCGCTCAGCGCGGCCGCCGCCCTGTCGCCCGTCCGCGCGCGCGACAGGCCGTTCCCCGGCTGGCGGATGCTCACCCGCGATCAGGCCCGCGCGCACGTGGCGGACCTGCCCGGGGACGGGCTGACCGGCGCCGCGCTTTGGCACGAAGGACAGATGTACTCCGGCGCCCGGCTGGTCTTGGCGCTGGTCCAAGCGGCCGTGGCGGCCGGGGCGCGGGCGGCCAACCACGCCCAGCTCGAAGAGCTGCTGCGGTCCCCCGACGGTTCGATTCGCGGCGCTCGCCTGCGCGACACCCTCGACGGCGGGACGTGGGAGATCGGGGCGCGCCGGGTGGTCGTCGCCACCGGGGCTACCGCGCGGTCGCTCAGCGGTCGCCTGCGGGGGGCTCCCGCGCGCCGCGTGCGGCATTCGTTGGCGCTGAACGTGGTGCTGCCGGACCTGGGCTACCGCGTCGCTTTCGCTCTGCGCAGCCGCTGGAACGGCGCGGCCCGGCAGCTCCTGTTCGTACCCTGGCGCGGGCGCACGATTCTGGGCACGGGCCACTATCCCTTCGACGGCGCCCCCGAGGCGTTCGACCCCGCCTCACAGGACCCGACGCCGCTCCTGGCAGAGGCCAACGCAGCGTGGGACGGACCGCGCGTGCGCGCCGAGGACGTGCTGCTTACGCACGCGGGACTCCTCCCCGCGGCGGCTGGCGACCCCGGCCGGGTGCGGCTGCTGCGTCGTCCGCTCGTGCGTGATCACGCGGCCGACGGCGCGGCGGGGTTGGTCAGCGTGGTGAGCGTTCGATTCAGCTACGCGCGCAAGCTGGCGGAGTCCGTTGTGGACGCGCTGTGCCGTGAGCTGCGGGGCGCCGACCTGCGCCCCGCCGATTCGTACCTTCCGCTGCCGGGAGGCGAGCCGGCCGAACCCGGGCGCGCCGACGCTGTCGAGGCCGCCGCCGGCGTGGCGCTCGCGCCGGACGTGCGCGACCACCTGTTGCGCTGCTACGGTTCGGGTGCCGCCGCGGTAGTCACGGCCATGCGCGAGGTGAGGGATTGGGACAGGCGCGTGGTGGCGGGAGCGCCTGTTATCTTCGGGCAGCTCGTGCACGCGGCCCGGCACGAAATGGGCCGCACCGTGGACGATCTGCTGTACCGGCGCACCGAGCTCGGGCCGCGAGCGCTCGTGGACGACAGGGCGGAGGAACTCGCCGCCGCCGCGCTGGCGCTGGCGCGCGGCGACCACGGCGTCATCGCGCAGGTCATGGGACGGGTGGGAGACGACGATGGAAGCTGA
- a CDS encoding fibronectin type III domain-containing protein — MVVSSKSGPSRAAAGMICMAAALLSCDEVVVEPVPVAVVSVTPGSLALDIGATRRLQATATDASGNALPRPITWRSADPSIATVDGNGLVSALAEGTVDITAEMGSVDGSATVSVSSVPAVAVDPATATVSARRRGLPSEEVAVAVSNAGGGVLFGLTVSVAYDGGGPSGWLESELDAQSAPTTLRLRALPGEIAEGSYGAQVTVSGAGPAVAAVLEVTFQVVSSAPTPPQGLVANGVSETEIELSWIDASDDEETFRIERRSSLFAPWVEVGVAAAGATSHTDGPLTPGTTYAYRMRACNAAGCSDYVGPVVAATHAPQGAPAAPSELTATATSATAVSLEWIDNASNEEEFRVERRLDSSDAFELVGTTDPNVPAFMDEALAAGTGYVYRVQACNAAGCSGFSNEEPVTTPAAAPPNPPTDLVATGLSESQIRLDWADNSADETTFELERRNGSGGGGWSRIAELGADVITFTDTGLPEETKFDYRVRACSSAGCSAYSNRADGTTLDG; from the coding sequence ATGGTCGTATCGAGCAAATCCGGACCGTCCAGAGCCGCGGCCGGCATGATCTGCATGGCGGCGGCCCTGTTGAGCTGCGATGAAGTGGTCGTCGAGCCGGTGCCGGTCGCGGTCGTGAGCGTGACCCCGGGCTCGCTTGCGCTGGACATCGGCGCGACGCGGCGGCTCCAGGCGACCGCCACGGATGCGTCGGGCAACGCCCTGCCGCGTCCCATCACGTGGCGCTCGGCGGATCCCTCCATCGCCACGGTGGACGGCAACGGCCTGGTGAGCGCGCTGGCCGAGGGGACGGTGGACATCACCGCCGAAATGGGGAGCGTCGACGGTTCGGCCACCGTGTCGGTATCGTCCGTGCCGGCGGTGGCGGTCGATCCCGCGACCGCCACCGTCAGCGCCCGGCGGCGCGGCCTGCCGTCCGAAGAGGTCGCCGTCGCGGTCTCCAACGCGGGGGGCGGAGTTCTGTTCGGCTTGACCGTCAGCGTCGCGTACGATGGCGGTGGCCCGAGCGGATGGCTGGAGTCGGAGTTGGACGCTCAGTCCGCGCCCACGACGCTGCGCCTGCGCGCGCTTCCCGGAGAGATAGCCGAGGGCAGCTACGGAGCGCAGGTGACCGTATCCGGTGCGGGCCCGGCGGTGGCCGCCGTGCTGGAAGTGACCTTCCAGGTGGTTTCTTCAGCCCCGACACCTCCCCAGGGCCTGGTCGCCAACGGGGTGTCCGAGACGGAGATCGAACTGTCCTGGATCGACGCGTCCGACGACGAGGAGACCTTCAGGATCGAGCGGCGTTCGTCCTTGTTCGCTCCGTGGGTAGAGGTCGGCGTGGCGGCGGCGGGCGCGACCTCCCACACCGACGGTCCGCTTACCCCCGGCACCACGTACGCGTACCGCATGAGGGCGTGCAACGCCGCCGGGTGCTCTGACTACGTAGGCCCGGTGGTGGCGGCGACGCACGCCCCGCAGGGGGCACCGGCGGCGCCGAGTGAGCTCACGGCGACCGCCACGTCGGCGACCGCGGTGAGCCTCGAATGGATCGACAACGCGTCCAACGAGGAGGAATTCCGAGTGGAGCGGCGGCTGGATTCGTCCGACGCGTTCGAGCTCGTGGGCACCACGGATCCGAACGTCCCCGCCTTCATGGACGAGGCTCTCGCCGCCGGCACGGGATACGTGTACCGCGTGCAGGCCTGCAACGCCGCCGGCTGCTCCGGTTTCTCCAACGAGGAGCCGGTGACCACCCCGGCCGCCGCGCCGCCGAACCCACCGACCGACCTGGTCGCCACGGGGCTGTCCGAGAGCCAGATACGGCTCGACTGGGCCGACAACTCTGCGGACGAGACGACCTTCGAGTTGGAGCGCAGGAACGGGTCCGGGGGCGGCGGCTGGAGCCGGATCGCCGAGCTGGGCGCGGACGTGATTACGTTCACCGACACCGGATTGCCCGAGGAAACCAAGTTCGATTACCGAGTGCGCGCCTGTAGCTCGGCCGGGTGCTCGGCCTACTCCAATCGGGCCGACGGCACGACGCTTGACGGATAG
- a CDS encoding tetratricopeptide repeat protein: MTVITARLQIATPPVRALALLGVAGALLGAPASPASAQRDLSGDLKPLPTPVSVCERLGPFGAGTATTADSDRAVALLGQADEAALLGEADRATDLLRRAAALDPAAPEVAYRLARGLEDASDPAGAVFEYCRFLALVSTGAQAEDAVERLATLAEATPPSVDGRGQAAFSLGLQRAGEGDIAGADAAFSNAVTLAPDWPEAWYNRSLVRAEAADTAGARADLRRYLELRPDADDLAPVELRLAALEAPPPPPVVQPSSPAVQRTGFAANAVFPGLGQFRSGRYGVGVLALAAAAGAVALGVMSERQTVSCIVLPVGGECPAGQVVGTATERPYLAAGIGAAALVSVLGALEQHLWSSGAGAGGPRLGLSVETEAGRIELGPAIGAGGEGVDLSFVRMRF; this comes from the coding sequence ATGACCGTGATCACGGCCCGTCTTCAGATCGCCACTCCGCCCGTCCGCGCGCTCGCCTTGCTCGGCGTTGCCGGCGCGCTGCTGGGCGCTCCGGCTTCTCCCGCCAGCGCTCAGCGAGATCTGTCCGGCGACCTGAAGCCGCTCCCCACCCCGGTATCGGTGTGCGAGCGGCTGGGTCCGTTCGGGGCGGGAACGGCGACGACGGCCGACAGCGATCGGGCGGTGGCGCTGCTCGGCCAGGCGGACGAAGCGGCGCTGCTGGGCGAGGCGGACCGTGCCACCGATCTGCTGCGTCGCGCCGCCGCGCTGGACCCCGCGGCGCCCGAGGTCGCGTATCGGCTGGCGCGCGGCCTGGAGGACGCGAGCGATCCGGCGGGCGCGGTATTCGAGTACTGTCGATTCTTGGCGCTGGTGTCGACCGGCGCGCAGGCCGAGGACGCCGTGGAGCGCCTCGCGACCCTCGCCGAGGCCACGCCGCCGTCAGTCGACGGGCGCGGCCAGGCGGCCTTCTCCCTGGGGCTGCAGAGGGCCGGGGAAGGGGACATCGCCGGCGCGGACGCCGCCTTCTCCAACGCCGTGACTCTGGCCCCCGATTGGCCCGAGGCCTGGTACAACCGGTCGCTGGTGCGGGCGGAGGCCGCGGATACGGCGGGCGCCCGCGCGGACCTGCGGCGGTACCTGGAGCTGCGCCCCGACGCGGACGACCTGGCTCCGGTCGAGCTGCGGCTCGCCGCGCTGGAAGCGCCGCCGCCTCCGCCGGTCGTGCAGCCGTCCAGCCCCGCGGTGCAGCGGACCGGTTTCGCGGCGAACGCCGTATTCCCCGGTCTGGGTCAGTTCCGATCGGGTCGATACGGCGTCGGCGTCCTGGCCCTGGCCGCAGCGGCGGGTGCGGTGGCGCTCGGAGTCATGAGCGAGCGGCAGACGGTGAGCTGCATCGTCCTGCCAGTGGGTGGCGAATGCCCGGCCGGGCAAGTCGTGGGCACAGCCACGGAGCGTCCGTACCTCGCCGCCGGCATCGGGGCGGCCGCCCTCGTATCCGTTCTGGGCGCCCTCGAGCAGCACCTCTGGTCTTCGGGAGCCGGCGCGGGCGGGCCGCGCCTGGGGCTGTCGGTGGAGACCGAGGCGGGGCGGATCGAGCTGGGCCCGGCGATCGGTGCGGGGGGAGAGGGTGTGGATCTGTCCTTCGTGCGCATGAGGTTCTGA